ACTCATCACAAATGATGAACTTAGGATTGAGGGCCAGCGATCGGGCAATGCAAACCCGCTGCCGCTGCCCGCCCGAAAATTCATGGGGATAGCGATCGATGGCATTGGCCTCTAGTCCCACCCGTTCCAGCAAATAGAGAACCCGTTCCCGGCGCTGACGGGCCTGGCGCAGGGTGCCGTGGATGATCATCGGTTCCATAATCGCTGCCCCCACGGTTAATCGCGGATCGAGGGAGCTGTAGGGATTTTGGAAGACAATTTGCAGTTCGCGCCGCAGCATCCGCAGCTCGCGCCCCTGCACGGCTGTGACATCCAGGGCATCGAAGGTGATGCGTCCACCCATGGAAGGCACTAAGCGCATCAAGGCCCGCGCCAGCGTCGTTTTGCCGCAGCCCGATTCTCCCACCAGGCCCAAGGTTTCCCCCGGATAAACATCGAAGCTCACCCCATTCACCGCCATCACATAGCGCTGGGTTTGCCCCAAAAGCCCCCGCACCGGAAAGCCCACCTGCAAATTTTGCACCGAGAGCAGGGGGGAGGATTGGGTAAGACTGGTGAGGCGATCGCTTACCTCGGTATCACTGATCTGTTCCCCAATGCGACTCAGATCCTCTTGAGCCAAGGGTTTTTCCTCTAGGATGACGGCACCGTCGGCAGATTGAGACACCTGCATAAAGTCGGAGACGGTGGGCAAATAGCGCATCCGCCGATCGGGTTGGGGGCGGCAGGTGAGCAGACCTTTGGTGTAGGGGTGCTGGGGGGCATCAAAAATATCGACGACGCTGCCCTGCTCAACAATTTTGCCTTGATACATGACGACGACGTCATCGGCAATATCGGCGATGATCCCCAGATCATGGGTAATGAACAGGATAGACATGCCTCGGCGATCGCGCAATTCCCGCAGCAGGTCCAAAATCAAAGCCTGCACCGTCACATCCAGGGCTGTGGTAGGTTCATCGGCAATCAGCAGGGATGGATTGCAGGAAATAGCCATGGCAATCATCACCCGCTGAAGCTGTCCCCCGGATAGCTCATGGGGGTAGCGTTTCAAAATCGCCTGCTTTTGCTCAGCGATCGCCTGCATCACCTCTCGATCCGAGGGCGGCGCTGCCCCGATCGCCTGCTGCTGATCCCGATAGTCCTGGGCCAGGTCTTCATCACTGGCCACCAGCTTCACTTCCTGGAGGAGATTGATGGCGCGCCGTCGAGCTTCTGCCTTGGGAATATCTTGATGTTGCTGGATCATCTCGATCAGCTGAAAACCGCAGGTATACACCGGGTTAAGGCTGCTCATCGGCTCTTGAAAAATCATGGCGATGCGCTCCCCGCGATACAGGCGCAACTGCTCAGGAGGCAGCGATCGCAGATCCACCGGCTCAGGGCGATCGCCATCCTGAAACCAGATCTCGCCGGAGACCACCTCTCCCGGAGGACTAGGCACCAAGCCAATCACCGCTAGGGATGTGACCGATTTCCCAGAGCCAGATTCACCCACGATTCCTAACGTCTGTCCGCGTTGGACAGTGAAGGAAATGCCATCGACCGCACGCACCACTTGCTCATCGGTACGAAATTG
This sequence is a window from Leptolyngbya sp. CCY15150. Protein-coding genes within it:
- a CDS encoding ABC transporter ATP-binding protein; translation: MSDTILDVRNLQVQFRTDEQVVRAVDGISFTVQRGQTLGIVGESGSGKSVTSLAVIGLVPSPPGEVVSGEIWFQDGDRPEPVDLRSLPPEQLRLYRGERIAMIFQEPMSSLNPVYTCGFQLIEMIQQHQDIPKAEARRRAINLLQEVKLVASDEDLAQDYRDQQQAIGAAPPSDREVMQAIAEQKQAILKRYPHELSGGQLQRVMIAMAISCNPSLLIADEPTTALDVTVQALILDLLRELRDRRGMSILFITHDLGIIADIADDVVVMYQGKIVEQGSVVDIFDAPQHPYTKGLLTCRPQPDRRMRYLPTVSDFMQVSQSADGAVILEEKPLAQEDLSRIGEQISDTEVSDRLTSLTQSSPLLSVQNLQVGFPVRGLLGQTQRYVMAVNGVSFDVYPGETLGLVGESGCGKTTLARALMRLVPSMGGRITFDALDVTAVQGRELRMLRRELQIVFQNPYSSLDPRLTVGAAIMEPMIIHGTLRQARQRRERVLYLLERVGLEANAIDRYPHEFSGGQRQRVCIARSLALNPKFIICDESVSALDVSVQAQVLNLLKELQDEFGLTYIFISHDLGVVKFMSDRIMVMNQGKVEELGPAEQIYQSPQKPYTQSLIAAIPLGNLEQIQYRQEQRRAAVKG